CTCCAGCAAACTCTTGGAGACCAAACCTCCGTGGCAGGTCAGCGGATGCTCAACCCACTTTACCTGTACAGGATCTCAGCACGCAGGTAATTCCCAATTCCATTGAAATACTTCTGGTTTAAGAGGGCTTCACAGATGGGCTTGTCAAAAGCCTTGTCATCCAGATTCCTCAGCACGTTCTCCCTGCAACAGAGCACGGGGCAACAAGAGTCACCGGGGCATGTCCGTGCAGGAAAAGCAGTCAAACCCAACCAGGGGGCATTCCTCCAGGGCGCTCACCTGAAAGCCTGGTACTCGGAGACGACGCAGGGCCCGCGGTCCTGCTGCCAGGCGTCCCCCAGGCGCCAGGACCCGAACCGGCGGGAATCCACGAAGCAGAGGGCCCGCGGGGGGCTCTCGCGGGTGAGGAAGCGGAGGTGGGCATGGCGGGGCAGCTCGGTGGCTGGGCACAGCCGGAACGACCCCGACATGCCGAAACGAAACACGAGGTCCtgcggcgggggggcggcggcggcggggtcCAGCGCGCTCAGCGTCAGCCGCAGCTCCTTGCCCCGGGCGAGGGCCGAGATGCGGTAGGCCTCGCTGCGGAACGGCACCTCGGGGCCGCGGCCCACCGCCGAGCGCTCCACGCCGCCCGCGAACACCAGCCCGCCGCACACGCCGTTGATGAAGCAGCCGGCGAGGTGCAGCTCCGGGCACTCGGGCATCGCCGCGACCGCGCTGCCGCCGGCAGCTCCCACTGCGCCCGCCCGCCCCCATTGGCTGCGCgcgctcccattggctgcgcggcgggcggcgcgcgctcccattggctgcgcgGTGATGCCGGAGCTTGTAGTCCTgccgggcggccccgccgcggggaGACACAGAACGACACAGCTCGGCTTTGTCACCGGGACTTTATTGAAGCTACCCCGAGGGTCCCCAGAAGCCAGGAGAGCAAGGAAAtatcccccttcccagccagaagCACCAGATCCGACCCAGCAACTCGGTGTCCGTGACTCCCACCATGGGAGGCTGGCTCCTCAGAGAAGGGTGTTCATCAGGGTCTGGGCTTgcttcagctctgcagaggatgGAGCTGTGGTGGAGCCGCTACATCCCCAGCAGCATCCCTCCCAGCATcccccacagccctggaggtCCTTGCTGCCACCCATCCTCCAGCCTCACCTGCCAGCAGCACTCGGAACTTGTCAGCCGAGAGGGTCACAGAGACAGCCGTCGTTCTCCCGCACTCCCTGTTCTGCACGTTGAACGTCAAATGCACCAGGGGCTCGTTGACCTCCTGCAGCTCGCTGGAGCTGAGGGTGTAATCCACCCGCCAGCGCACCAAGCCCAGCTGGCTCACTGGGGTGGGTAGTGGGGGTGGTGTCAGCACCCTGGCTCACTCCAGCAGGGTGACTGCCACCAACACCCAAAACCCTGTTAAGATCCAACCATCCCACTCACATCGAAGGCTACAGGCCCTGAGGCTGTCCTGGAGAGAGCTCTGCTTCTCCTCGTAGGAACGACACAAGCCGCTGGCATGCTCTGCTCATgaggagagacaggacaagaaCCCCCCTGCTCACATCAGCCCTGCAGTTACCAAACCCCATCAAAGCACCCGAGGAGCCCCTGGGGATGGATGGCGcagcagggaggtgatggagaaCAGCACAGTTTCCAGCCTGCCCTGCATCTGAGCATGAAGGCAGCAGCGCTGGGAACTGCGTTGGGCACATCCCACCAGGTCTGGCCCCTGGTGCCACCCTGAGGGTCCCCCTTACCtttgggcagccccagctgctgcagctcactTGACAGGGACTCGCTGTCTACATTGTGCTTGGCTGCACTGGAGAGAATGAAGCCGAGGACAGCGATGGTCGCCTTCACATCCCCTGACTCTGTGGATGGGATGGAGGGTGAGCTCTGCCACCTTGGGAAGGCAACTCCAACCGAATTGCTGCCCAGCCCCAGAGTGGGGCTCCATGGGGGGATCCCAGTAAGGACAGCAGTGCTCACCTAACTTTGCGTCTGAGGTCAGCTTCAGGATCTTCTCATActgtgggagagcagagcatCACGGTAAACACCAGGTAACACACTCACTACCAACATTAATACTCATAATTCTTACCTTAATATTAATactaataatatttaatatgcaGAGTATTGCTACTAGCAGTGGCTGGTAGCATTCTTATTGCAGAGGCCGCATGAAGaatatgaaattaattaatattgCTGATTATGCCACTGCAGTGTTGAAACACTTGGCCTCCACAGCGGTAGCCCCGCACTCACCTCCATGGGCTCCCCCAGGAGGTCCCGCAGCACCTGGGCACAGATCAGCTTCAGCTTCACCGAGGACTGCGGGGAATAAGGAGGGTGAGCAGCGGGCCCGGATGGGAAGGGGGCGGGCAGGGGAACGCGGGGGGCGCGGGCACTTAACGATTTTAGCCAGGGTGCTGATCTCGGCCAGCACCCAGTCGGGGCAGTCCAGGTCCCCGCAGAAGCGGAACCGCTGCGGGGGGAGAGGCGGTCAGAgcccgccgcggggccgctgcgcctcccccctctccccgccGACCCCCTCCCCACCATGTCGCCGCCGTCCCGCGGTGCCGGTTCCTCCGCAGATCCCGCCTTCCCGACCCGGAACCGCTCCCGGGCGGGAGAACGCTCCGCCCTTCCCGCCCCGGGGCCCGCGGGGGCTCCGCGAGTGGCTCCGCGGGGCCTTGGGGAGGGGACCCCGAGAGCGCGGCGAGACCCCGGGGCGGGGCAGGGGACGGAGCTCCGGGAACGGGACCCGAGGCGGCGGTGGATCCGCGGGAAGGGCCCCTTTGACACGCCCCTCGCCCCCTTTGACAGCGGGAGCACCTCCCGCTCCCCACGGCCGCAGCCCCGCTCAGTGGTGGGGTTCAGTTTTGGGTCCTGACTCCGTGAGACCGAAGGTTGTGATGGTTCGCAGAGCTGAGAAGGAAAGCATAGATACCGGGGCTGTGGTGCAGTTCAATGGATGCAGCTGAAGGTggagccagcagcagctttctcaTCTGGCGCTTTTCCGAGAGTTATTTTTGCCagatgtttgcatttttttgttgctggattctgcaaaagggaaaaaatatattagcGCATATAATTAGGAAGGAGTGCGTGTTGCCACTCGAGCGTGGTGCAAGTAAAAGTTTGCACGTGAACGGGGAAGGACATTTTTTTGTACGAGAAGTGGATGGACCTTTCAAACTCCATGAGACCGAAAAGTGCACAATGTCTACGTATAGCGGAGATGGAAATTGTGTGCAGTTTTCAGGCTGCAAGGAAAACCAGCTGCCACTTGATTGTTGTGCAAATACAAGTCTGCAAATGGAAGGGACGGTCAGCGAAGTCTTTCTGATTTCTGGCACGATTTCTTTGAGAGCAGTAGAGGACGTTTTGAACTTTTGGATCTTCGCACTCGTCGGTTTTTGAGGTAACCACGGTCCATTTACGCCTTTTTCTCGTGCACGGGGCCATCTAGTGGACGTTCCCCCCGTATCGCCGTTTAACAGCTCCTGTAGATGGCCCTGTGTACGCACAAACCAGCCCAAAGTGCCGCTCCAAAGGTGACAACGTCCCGTCAGTGGTCTCAGACTAAATGTGTCAGGACAAAAAGGTTTTGGCTGACCTTCCCCGTTCATGTGCAAACTCTTATTTGCACCACGCACTCCTTCCCAATTATGTGTGCTAATACATTTTTTCCACTCTCTCAGAATCCAGCAACAAAATCAAAAATGTCCAGCAAAAACACAACTCACAAAAATGCCAggagagaaagctcttgctgtctCCACCTTCAACTGCACCCACTGAACTGCACCTCACACGCCGGTATCTGCACCTTCTATGTACCCTCATAATCCTTCAGTGTCACGGAGTCAGGATCCAAAACTGAACCCCACCACTAAGTGCTCAGACACTAAAAGGACCAGGACAAAAAGCCCAACAGCTTGGCTTTTACATTCCCATTCTAGGGATTTAACAGCTCTGACTGGTAGCACTGTATATTaggaaaagcaattaaattCACCAAGCCCACCAAATGTGAGGATCCAAAAATCGTTTCTGTGCCACAGAGAGCAACTAAGACCCCACATCTCAGAAGAAATGTGACCCCCCCACCTCAAAATAGAAACCATCCAGGGACTGATCCCATATGAAGGTACCAGAACACCATTACTGGGCATTACCTCCCCAGTGCAGTATATCATCTATACATCAAGGCTGGAAATAGCTTTATGTGGCCCAAAATAAAA
The DNA window shown above is from Pseudopipra pipra isolate bDixPip1 chromosome 12, bDixPip1.hap1, whole genome shotgun sequence and carries:
- the COMMD4 gene encoding COMM domain-containing protein 4 isoform X3 translates to MEYEKILKLTSDAKLESGDVKATIAVLGFILSSAAKHNVDSESLSSELQQLGLPKEHASGLCRSYEEKQSSLQDSLRACSLRLSQLGLVRWRVDYTLSSSELQEVNEPLVHLTFNVQNRECGRTTAVSVTLSADKFRVLLAELKQAQTLMNTLL
- the COMMD4 gene encoding COMM domain-containing protein 4 isoform X2, yielding MSSVKLKLICAQVLRDLLGEPMEYEKILKLTSDAKLESGDVKATIAVLGFILSSAAKHNVDSESLSSELQQLGLPKEHASGLCRSYEEKQSSLQDSLRACSLRLSQLGLVRWRVDYTLSSSELQEVNEPLVHLTFNVQNRECGRTTAVSVTLSADKFRVLLAELKQAQTLMNTLL
- the COMMD4 gene encoding COMM domain-containing protein 4 isoform X1 is translated as MRFRFCGDLDCPDWVLAEISTLAKISSVKLKLICAQVLRDLLGEPMEYEKILKLTSDAKLESGDVKATIAVLGFILSSAAKHNVDSESLSSELQQLGLPKEHASGLCRSYEEKQSSLQDSLRACSLRLSQLGLVRWRVDYTLSSSELQEVNEPLVHLTFNVQNRECGRTTAVSVTLSADKFRVLLAELKQAQTLMNTLL